A genomic segment from Paramixta manurensis encodes:
- the ubiE gene encoding bifunctional demethylmenaquinone methyltransferase/2-methoxy-6-polyprenyl-1,4-benzoquinol methylase UbiE → MADESQETTHFGFRTVAKSEKAEMVAGVFHSVAAKYDVMNDLMSFGIHRIWKRFTIDCSGVRRGQRVLDLAGGTGDLTAKFSRLVGDTGQVVLADINSSMLKMGREKLRNNGVVGNVSYVQANAEALPFPDNYFDCITISFGLRNVTEKEKALASMFRVLKPGGRLLVLEFSKPLLEPLNKAYDAYSFHILPRIGELVAQDAESYRYLAESIRMHPDQETLKSMMADAGFENTSYYNLTGGIVALHRGFKF, encoded by the coding sequence ATGGCAGATGAATCGCAGGAAACAACCCATTTCGGTTTTCGTACCGTAGCGAAAAGCGAAAAAGCGGAGATGGTGGCGGGTGTTTTCCATTCCGTCGCGGCGAAATATGACGTGATGAATGATTTGATGTCGTTCGGCATTCACCGTATCTGGAAGCGTTTTACCATTGATTGTAGCGGCGTGCGCCGTGGGCAGCGTGTCCTGGATTTGGCCGGTGGTACCGGCGATCTCACTGCGAAGTTTTCGCGTCTGGTTGGCGATACCGGGCAGGTGGTACTGGCGGATATAAACAGCTCAATGCTGAAAATGGGCCGCGAGAAGCTACGCAATAATGGCGTGGTGGGCAATGTCAGCTATGTGCAGGCGAACGCCGAAGCCTTACCGTTCCCGGATAACTATTTCGATTGCATCACCATCTCGTTCGGGCTGCGTAACGTAACGGAAAAAGAGAAGGCGCTGGCCTCCATGTTTCGGGTGCTGAAACCCGGTGGCCGTTTGCTGGTGCTGGAGTTCTCTAAGCCGCTGCTTGAGCCGCTGAATAAGGCGTATGACGCCTACTCGTTTCATATTTTGCCGCGTATTGGCGAGCTGGTGGCGCAGGATGCGGAGAGCTATCGCTATCTCGCGGAGTCCATTCGTATGCATCCCGATCAGGAAACGCTCAAGTCGATGATGGCCGATGCCGGTTTTGAAAATACCAGCTATTACAATCTGACGGGTGGCATAGTTGCGCTGCATCGTGGATTTAAGTTTTAA
- the ubiJ gene encoding ubiquinone biosynthesis protein UbiJ, producing the protein MTLTPLLTAGLETALNHILYRDRGLKAARQRLNGKVLSVQLHELSSVLTLVFSENQVDVVGDWQGDADCTVKTRLSVLPKLRDRQQLTGLIRRGELEVEGDLQVVQQFSALMDLAELDPAEYLAPWIGDIAAQGVSQAARRGIGLVRGNLRHKQQHLSQVLTEEWRVAPGALELAWFAEEVDALTRSLDALSDRLARLEAK; encoded by the coding sequence ATGACTTTAACGCCGTTGTTAACTGCCGGTCTGGAGACTGCGCTTAACCATATTTTGTATCGCGACCGTGGCTTAAAGGCAGCGCGTCAACGTCTGAATGGCAAAGTACTGTCCGTTCAACTGCATGAGCTCTCCTCGGTGTTAACCTTGGTTTTTAGTGAAAATCAGGTGGATGTAGTGGGTGACTGGCAGGGTGACGCGGATTGCACGGTGAAAACACGGTTGTCAGTGTTGCCTAAACTGCGTGATCGTCAGCAATTGACCGGGTTAATTCGCCGCGGTGAACTGGAAGTGGAGGGCGATCTTCAGGTCGTTCAGCAATTTTCCGCACTGATGGATTTAGCCGAGTTAGATCCCGCCGAGTATCTCGCTCCCTGGATCGGGGATATTGCCGCGCAAGGTGTGAGCCAGGCGGCCCGGCGTGGTATCGGCTTGGTGCGCGGTAACCTGCGGCATAAACAGCAACACCTCTCTCAAGTGTTAACTGAGGAGTGGCGAGTGGCGCCAGGCGCGCTGGAGTTGGCGTGGTTTGCTGAAGAGGTCGATGCGCTAACGCGTTCTCTTGATGCGTTAAGCGATAGATTAGCCAGGCTGGAGGCGAAATGA